The Meriones unguiculatus strain TT.TT164.6M chromosome 6, Bangor_MerUng_6.1, whole genome shotgun sequence genomic interval GATATAGAGTAGTAGCAGTTtgtgctaaaaagaaaaaaaaaaaaaaaaactaggccaGTATATTGAATGTTTCATAATTATATGCTAATATATAGAAATTTAGGTAGTtcggataaataaataaataaataaataaataaatgaataaataaataaataaatctaggcTCTAGCTTTTCTGGTAGTCCAAGGGAAGCCTAAACTCTGAGCTGGatacacaaaccaaaacaaagaatccTGCTGGGGCccattttcatcattttcttaACCTGACACAGGAGAGTTCCATCTTGCGCTGGTTACTTtggccaacttgacacaaactagacaCACCTAGAAAGAGGGACCTTCAATGGAGGAatttgcctccatcagattggccggTGGACAtagctgtggggcattttcttgatcaacgattgatgtaggagggccttGCTTATACaccttctgcctgcatgtatgtcagcaCACAGCACGCACGTCTGCTGCCTGCATAGCTGCCACGCAGGGCCGGGAATCAAATccggtcttctgcaagagcaggaagtgctgttaaatgctgagtcatctcttcaggcccccatcttacctttcttatacagctcaGGCCCACCTGTCTAGGAAGGGTAGAGTGTatagtgagctgggccctcctacatcatttagcgatcaagaaaatgcctacaTGCTGATCTGACGGGGGCAATTACTCAACTGAGTATAGtgagaattttagtttctttaaaaacccagttatgttatatgaatgtttttgttttaactcttCCTGCCCCCATAGGGGATAAGAGGCTGCTTCATGGCAGATGATTATGGTTTACCCTGTGCTCtaatgggggaaggagagagagacagacagagagacagagacacacagagagatggagacacacacacacacagagaaagttaGCTGGATGTGAACCTAGGAGCAAGACACTAAGCATTATCTAGCTTTCAGTTTCTTCTTCAATCCCTTGCCTTGAGTTCCTCAGTTGGAGCCCCTCAGTGATGACTTGTAAGAAGAAATAATATCTTTCCTCTCCAGATTGCTTTAAGTCAGTGTTTTAacacaacaaaagagaaataaactaGGATAATAGGCCTTGCTATATATTCCATTCTGGTGTTGAACTTGCTTTGGCTTCCAAGAGATAGTATTTAATGTATAAGtcccatgtcttttttttttttttttagttccctgtattttttttattaattcactttgtatcccccttgtagctccctccctccttccctcccaattctaccctccctccccctgctccacccatgttcctccccaagtccactaatgggggcagtcctcctcccctccttctgatcctagtctatcagatctcatcaggagtggctgcattgtcttcctctgtggctggtaaggctactcccccctttGAAAGGATAGGGCTTTTCACATGCTTTGTCATGGGTTTTTCTGGTAATTAAGTGAAGGTAATTGAATGCATCCAAgtatgattttttgttgttgttgttgttcaaagaAAGAGTCCagaaaacacataatcatctcagtCCCTGACACACATATCCGCTGCCCACAACCACCAGGATTTTATTCTATTTAAGACAGCAAAACCATGAGATCTGATCTTCTGAGAAATGTCTACTGGATATTTGGAAGTGTTCATTGTTTGCATAAAATTCCTAAATTTAGAAATAGCAACATGGTGATGTACAAAAATGATAGTTCCATGGAAGGGGTCAGGGCTGAATCCTTTCTTACTTGTGATGACATCCCATTGTGAGGTGGTGACTCAGATTCTCTGAATACCTAGATATACTCATCTTCTGAAGCTGGCTTCCAGAGTAGAGTACATTTCACCATAAATGATAACATTTGCAGTTGATGTCACGATTTGTTCATCATATATTGCAGCACTTGTCATGTATAACTGCATGCTATCTGGGATCACATTCACAAAAGCTAAACAAACTCCATTAGTTTGCATCTCTTCTCTCAAGTCTGAAAGAAACTGAATTCCCTGGTTGTTATCTGAGATGACAAGCCCTATCCAGGTCCATGTAAAATAAAGCATCAAAAAGACCATGGCATGGGGCAAGTATGTATCCTTGTGTGCTATCTGGTAGACATGGGGAAAACAGACATTGTCACTCAGGATAGGATGAAATGGTCCATAGAAAATCTGAAGCATGAAGAACAGAAGAAGCAGTGTGAGGAATATGATCGGTTGGAATTTCATTCTTTGATATGAGTTTGCTATTCACCTTCCAGAACTCTTACAAAGGACAATAAGATTACTTCGTAAATGCTTTGTATTACTCCAAAAGGATTCTTTAATATTTCTGGCAAGTCTGAAtgattcaacaacaacaaaaaaatttcacagttcaaattatttttttgcaaataaaggaaacaaattacTAATAAaggcttttaaatattaaataagaaTTACAAAAACAGAACACAGTACACAAATATCTGGCCAACATATCCCTAAACTTATATACAATAAAGTTATGTTTTCACTGGTACTGAGACATA includes:
- the LOC110557747 gene encoding LOW QUALITY PROTEIN: vomeronasal type-2 receptor 116-like (The sequence of the model RefSeq protein was modified relative to this genomic sequence to represent the inferred CDS: substituted 2 bases at 2 genomic stop codons), producing the protein MKFQPIIFLTLLLLFFMLQIFYGPFHPILSDNVCFPHVYQIAHKDTYLPHAMVFLMLYFTWTWIGLVISDNNQGIQFLSDLREEMQTNGVCLAFVNVIPDSMQLYMTSAAIYDEQIVTSTANVIIYGEMYSTLEASFRRXVYLGIQRIXVTTSQWDVITSKKGFSPDPFHGTIIFVHHHVAISKFRNFMQTMNTSKYPVDISQKIRSHGFAVLNRIKSWWLWAADMCVRD